TCGTGTGTCTGTTTGTTCAGAAATTGAGGCTAAGCACACAAAACGGGAGGTGTGCCCGttctgcggctgcatgcgaatTCCGCTTCTCACGTCGTCTGCATTTGTCGCCCCGGTCTCGGCCTCCCCGCTGAAGCGCCGCAAAGGTAGGCGGCTTGGCACCGAGGAAAGCTCTTCTTTCTGGGCTTCGAGGACGCACTTGAAGGCCTCTCGCTttttcgcggtcgcgccctACCTCTGTGCTTGCGTTCCTCATATGTCTGTGCTTTGCTTTGCGTTCTTTTTGCGCGGCTGTCTTCTCTCAGCGAACCGCGCGATGCGCAAGCAGTTCCTTCGGCAactcgcggctggcggcgcgcctgtgtctcctctctctcgcgagggagagacaaactcgttttccgcgcgcgccttggGGCGTCTCGCGAGCTCGGCCGTCGGGGTCTCGCGTCAGGGGACTCTGCCTTCGTCCACCGCGAAGTTTCATTCTCTcaacgcgcaggcgcacgcggcgaatCGATTTATAAAAAACGAACTGGTGAGGacaggcggaagacgcccCACTGCCTTCTCTTTGCTTGTTCTCTTGTGTCTGTTGGCTGCGAAGGGCTCGCTGAACACGTGGGTGTTGCTTGATCTTCCGCGCAATTGTTGGCCGCGACGCAGTGAAGGGCAAGAAAGTCTGCGCTGGCTGCCTTCTTGCGCTCCAATCTCGCCGTGTGTCTCGGTTTTCAGGGTGTAGGGGTCAGGATCTACGGCTGAGttcccctctctccttcgaGGGTGTCGCTTCCGGTGTCACAAGGCGTTCTTCTTGAGGCTTGCGGTCGGGCAGCTGGGCTCGCTggcctgtctccgctcgcggcggtgTGTGTCTGGGTGTGTggggctcctccgccggcgagagtCGTCACCGGTCGACGTTTGGTCGGATGCCGCTTGtttttccgcgtcttcttcagctctCGCTTTGCTTTTTCTGCGGGAGaacctcgccgccgtcgccgggcTGTATCACCACTCCGGTGGTGtatgcgcagcagcagcggcagccgacgCTTCTTGGGGCTTCGCTGATCCGCCAGCAGAAGCGAAAggcctttttctcttccaaggcgctctccgcctcggaCTTCAATCGGCGCAAgacgagacgacggcgaacagaggcgcgcgagtggAAAACTTGTCAAGAAGAatctcgcgctgcggcctcagTCCTTGCTCCCCCGcctcagcagcaggcgccgcctcaggcggcCTCGGTCACGAAGTCTGGCGTCGAGGGCGACACGCGTCAAGGCACCCCTCACTCGTCGTgtccgccttccgcctctcctcaAACCGCGGCGCACCCACCTccaccgcctccgccgcctccccctccgcctaCGGCCTTTCCTTTTTCGAGTTTGGGGACTTCTCTGTCTCGAGCTGCTTGGCCTGCGGGAGCTTCAGCCGCTGTGCCttgcggcgcgtccgcgtcggctgtcgcgtcgcgggcgtcgccgcagagtGCCGGGAACGTGGACGGCGAGCGCAGTGCAAAGCGGAAGCGGCCGCAGTTCCGCACGCTCGAGGACGCGGTTCGTGCGtcgatgcagcggcgccagagtttcgcctctcctccggcgcggcaAGATGCGAAACATCCGAACGCGAgggacgccggcgcgagagcggccgacaagccgagcgagaggcgacccTCTGGCCGGTACTTTGCTAGGGCGCcagctgtacgtacaccgcaggcgccgcgggcgcaaggctgtgcggcgacgccgagcgcggtGATGCAACAGAAGAGCGAACCTGAGCAGGAATCCGGTCGCAGACAGACCGATTtgaagcgagaggaaggcgccaaGAAGCCGGAAGGAATCAGCGAGCAGTCAGCTGCGCAAGAGGCAGCGGGGACGAGGCAGCAAGGCGCGATGCGCACAGAGGGAAAGTGTCAAAAACATGGCGTTGAACCTCGTCGCGAGGCCTTCGAAGGCGCGGCAACCTCGAAGAGCACAGAGATAAAGTCTAACGAGGAAAAAAAGGGGAAAAATTCCAACAGCCTCTATGACTTGCTCGGTCAGCTCACTGGAGGCGACCTGTTTTGACGCACGGACCCTTCCCCGGTGAAACAATTTTCGAAATAGAGCATTTCAACATTTTCTTGAGTCCGTTTCGCCAGAGTCGCTCAGCTGTGTATAGCACTTGTCTCGTAACGCCAGACGAAAGGACCCGGACAGGAAGAGTTCAGAGGCAACCTAGACAAGATTACTTCTGCATTCAGCTTTCACTGTCTCACGCGTGTGCGGGGAACCGCGAACTTCGGCTTTAGTTCGTGGTTGTTTGAGTGAGGTGGTAAAAGTCATCTAGTCAACAGCTTGCGCCTCAAACGTCTTCTGATTTGAGCAGGTCTACTTTCCTTCTACTGTGAGCTTCACCATGCTGTCAACTCAGCCCCGCCTTCccccctaaaccctaaccctaaatccccccccccccccccccccttcttgCACGTTGTCGCGTAAGTTCAGAATGTGTGTGTAGACGTATTTGATCTAATTTATGAGGCAATGAGAGATTCGCTCCCAC
This portion of the Besnoitia besnoiti strain Bb-Ger1 chromosome VII, whole genome shotgun sequence genome encodes:
- a CDS encoding RNAse P Rpr2/Rpp21 subunit domain-containing protein (encoded by transcript BESB_078640), which codes for MASLLQIAAALRGKAEPQVSVHCESSLPVSSTALSSAVDSANKPSGSVQPQEKRSEAQKLARRSEWLPDCREGDAEYPPLSPPSAASSASSAATPPASAAPAQTRDDGARDEVFPRFLADDFEHSVSRLLGARDRRNGVAGAPFLSGKLSDADIAKTTLAFLDIAATRLGAVAPTLSASLTRRAHEVAATAGLEIEAKHTKREVCPFCGCMRIPLLTSSAFVAPVSASPLKRRKANRAMRKQFLRQLAAGGAPVSPLSREGETNSFSARALGRLASSAVGVSRQGTLPSSTAKFHSLNAQAHAANRFIKNELLSLCFFCGRTSPPSPGCITTPVVYAQQQRQPTLLGASLIRQQKRKAFFSSKALSASDFNRRKTRRRRTEAREWKTCQEESRAAASVLAPPPQQQAPPQAASVTKSGVEGDTRQGTPHSSCPPSASPQTAAHPPPPPPPPPPPPTAFPFSSLGTSLSRAAWPAGASAAVPCGASASAVASRASPQSAGNVDGERSAKRKRPQFRTLEDAVRASMQRRQSFASPPARQDAKHPNARDAGARAADKPSERRPSGRYFARAPAVRTPQAPRAQGCAATPSAVMQQKSEPEQESGRRQTDLKREEGAKKPEGISEQSAAQEAAGTRQQGAMRTEGKCQKHGVEPRREAFEGAATSKSTEIKSNEEKKGKNSNSLYDLLGQLTGGDLF